The Bombus huntii isolate Logan2020A chromosome 11, iyBomHunt1.1, whole genome shotgun sequence genome includes a window with the following:
- the LOC126871070 gene encoding acetyl-CoA carboxylase isoform X1, with amino-acid sequence MKSVLLHRERFVTGFIQARQSDSRSVPSAVLLIAPVFVGFTFAVIARRYVHFGPIFTDRAQQGWWADIIPAIRFLNFGRGNEGNIDREADDKENSEQNVNRSNDSSSTMSENPVSFVVGEPDNDRSEELEIEDSFPSESYDITTTQVQQNAMAGLIERRKRLRPSMSQGTVMIQTQSRLQEKDFTIATPEEFVHRFGGTKVINKVLIANNGIAAVKCMRSIRRWSYEMFKNERAVRFVVMVTPEDLKANAEYIKMADQYVPVPGGTNNNNYANVELIVDIAVRTQVQAVWAGWGHASENPKLPELLHKNNMCFIGPSERAMWALGDKIASSIVAQTADVPTLPWSGSELKAQYSGKKIKISSELFKKGCVSTVEECLAAANKIGFPIMVKASEGGGGKGIRKVENAEELPTLFRQVQTEIPGSPIFIMKLAKCARHLEVQLLADNYGNAISLFGRDCSIQRRHQKIIEEAPAVVAKPEVFEEMEKAAVRLAKMVGYVSAGTVEYLYDTSGRYYFLELNPRLQVEHPCTEMVSDVNLPAAQLQIAMGLPLHHIKDIRLLYGESPWGDSVIDFDQPRHKPQPWGHVIAARITSENPDEGFKPSSGTVQELNFRSSKNVWGYFSVAASGGLHEFADSQFGHCFSWGEDRNQARENLVIALKELSIRGDFRTTVEYLITLLETESFQQNNIDTAWLDLLIAERVRSDKPDVLLAITCGALHIADRTITAAFSGFQTALEKGQIQASNDLDNVIDVELINDGYKYKIQTAKSGPNSYFLVMNGSYKEVELHRLSDGGLLLSLDGASFTTYMREEVDRYRIIIGNQTCIFEKDNDPSLLRSPSAGKLISYLVDDGGHVDAGQAYAEIEVMKMVMTITASEAGSVFYVKRPGAILEAGTLIARLELDDPSLVTKAQEYTGKFPETVAPAISEKLNHLHAEYRTALENTLGGYCLPDPYHVPRVRELLEKFMNSLRDPSLPLLELQEVIATISGRIPISVEKKIRKLMSLYERNITSVLAQFPSQQIAAVIDGHAASLSKRSERDVFFLTTEAIVQLVQRYRNGIRGRMKTAVHELLRQYYTVESQFQQGHYDKCVSALIDEYKDDVATITAMIFSHNQVTKKNVLVTMLIDHLWANEPGLTDELSSTLTELTSLNRTEHSRVALRARQILIAAHQPAYELRHNQMESIFLSAVDMYGHDFHPENLEKLILSETSIFDILHDFFYHSNRTVCNAALEVYVRRSYISYELTCVQHLELSGEVPLVHFQFLLPNNHPNIQNQSSVNHRVGAMAAFQDMDQFTRYSDEVFDLLEDLSSITSTSAKVLAEAVDAAASESRHSTSINVSLSTAENTGTAEMGERSAEPVHILSIAVQEKENHDDVTMAKLFGDWCAANKEELISRDIRRITFTVLKKRQFPKFFTYRQRDGFVEDKIYRHLEPGCAFQLELNRMRTYDLEALPTSNQKMHLYLGRAKVAKGQQVTDYRFFIRSIIRHSDLITKEASFDYLHNEGERVLLEAMDELEVAFSHPLAKRTECNHIFLNFVPTVIMDPVRIEESVTSMVLRYGPRLWKLRVRQAEIKMTIRPAPGKPTSILRLCIANDSGYSIDLHLYMEATDPKTGIIRFESYPSSTANGTWRPGPMHGLPISTPYLTKDYLQAKRFQAQSSGTTYVYDLPDMFRQQTEKMWIKHIEERPQCNITIPNPVMDCVELVLEGDNLVEQKRLPGENNVGMVAWRLRLYTPEYPVSGRDIILIANDLTHLIGSFGPKEDLVFCRASERARQLGIPRIYFSANSGARIGLAEEVKALFRIAWEDEDEPEKGFRYIYLTPDDYARLAPLNSVKTSLIEDKGESRYKITDIIGKDDGLGVENLKYAGMIAGETSKAYDEIVTISIVSCRAIGIGAYLVRLGQRVIQIENSHIILTGYKALNTVLGREVYASNNQLGGIQIMHNNGVSHATNVRDLEGVATALRWLSYCPKFKGAPLPILSAPFPDPVDREIMYVPTKAAYDPRFMLEGRIQNGTNYWESGFFDRGSWQEIMRPWAQTVVTGRARLGGIPCGVIAVETRTVELHLPADPANLDSEAKTISQAGQVWFPDSAYKTAQAIKDFGKEELPLFIFANWRGFSGGMKDMYEQIIKFGAYIVDGLREYTKPIFVYIPPNGELRGGAWAVVDPTINPRYMEMFADNTSRGGVLEPGGIVEIKFRAKDIIKAMHRVDSVIQKLKENLANANSAEERTDIESQIRKREQLLEPMYRQVAVHFADLHDTPERMFEKNTIHDIIPWKKARRLLYWRLRRRLLEDEIKKEILSTQHTLDVRQVGAMLRRWFIEDKGATESYLWDQDEAATNWLENQRQDENSVVSRNITCVRQDAIVSRVKEALETCPEVRLNAILEIAHRLQPAERAELQRTLLQIETTTQEHHNDSSASS; translated from the exons GGTAGAGGAAACGAGG GTAACATTGACAGAGAGGCAGACGACAAGGAGAATTCGGAACAGAACGTGAACAGGTCCAACGATTCGAGCAGCACCATGTCGGAAAATCCAGTGAGCTTCGTCGTCGGGGAGCCCGACAATGATCGCAGCGAGGAATTGGAGATCGAGGATAGCTTCCCATCCGAATCATACGATATTACCACAACGCAGGTGCAGCAGAATGCCATGGCTGGTTTGATCGAGCGCCGCAAGCGCCTCAG GCCCAGCATGTCGCAGGGCACGGTGATGATTCAGACGCAGAGCCGGTTACAGGAAAAGGACTTCACTATTGCCACACCCGAGGAGTTTGTTCATCGTTTCGGCGGTACCAAAGTTATCAACAAG GTCCTAATCGCCAACAACGGAATAGCGGCTGTAAAATGTATGCGTTCGATCCGACGATGGTCGTACGAAATGTTCAAGAACGAACGCGCCGTACGTTTCGTCGTGATGGTCACCCCGGAGGATCTAAAAGCGAACGCGGAATATATCAAAATGGCTGATCAGTACGTACCCGTACCAGGTGGGACCAACAACAACAATTACGCGAACGTCGAGCTGATCGTAGACATCGCTGTACGCACTCAGGTCCAGGCTGTATGGGCTGGTTGGGGTCATGCCTCTGAAAATCCAAAATTGCCAGAATTACTGCACAAAAATAACATGTGTTTCATTG GACCATCCGAGAGAGCAATGTGGGCCCTTGGAGATAAAATCGCGTCAAGTATAGTAGCGCAAACTGCAGATGTACCGACACTTCCTTGGTCAGGTTCGGAACTAAAGGCACAGTACAGtggaaagaagataaaaatatcttcGGAACTTTTCAAGAAAGGATGCGTTTCGACGGTAGAAGAATGCTTGGCAGCAGCTAACAAAATAGGCTTTCCTATAATGGTGAAAGCTAGCGAGGGAGGTGGTGGAAAAGGTATCAGAAAGGTGGAGAACGCTGAAGAATTGCCCACATTGTTTAG GCAGGTACAAACTGAAATACCCGGATCTCCGATATTCATTATGAAATTGGCAAAATGTGCTCGCCATTTAGAAGTTCAATTATTAGCTGACAATTATGGAAACGCGATATCGTTATTTGGTCGTGACTGTTCTATTCAGAGGAGACATCAAAAGATTATTGAAGAAGCGCCTGCTGTGGTTGCTAAACCCGAAGTCTTTGAAGAGATGGAAAAA GCTGCTGTAAGATTGGCCAAAATGGTTGGATATGTCAGCGCAGGTACTGTCGAATACCTGTACGACACTTCTGGACGATATTACTTTTTGGAATTGAATCCACGTCTTCAAGTGGAACATCCGTGTACTGAAATGGTATCCGATGTTAATTTGCCCGCGGCACAACTTCAAATTGCTATGGGGCTACCATTACATCATATTAAAGATATTCGTCTTCTTTATGGTGAAAGTCCATGGGGAGATAGTGTCATTGACTTCGATCAACCGAGACACAAACCCCAACCATGGGGTCACGTGATAGCTGCGAGAATTACTAGTGAAAATCCTGATGAag GTTTTAAACCGAGTTCTGGTACGGTACAAGAACTGAACTTCCGATCCTCGAAGAATGTTTGGGGTTACTTCTCGGTAGCAGCTTCCGGAGGTCTCCATGAATTTGCAGACTCACAATTCGGACATTGTTTCTCTTGGGGAGAGGATCGTAACCAGGCTCGAGAAAATTTGGTCATAGCTTTGAAAGAATTGAGCATTAGGGGTGATTTCAGAACCACCGTCGAATATTTGATTACGCTATTAGAAACTGAATCTTTCCAGCAGAACAATATAGATACTGCGTGGCTTGATTTGTTGATTGCTGAACGCGTTAGAAGTGACAAACCAGATGTATTATTAGCCATAACGTGCGGTGCGCTTCATATCGCTGATAGAACAATCACTGCCGCTTTTTCTGGATTTCAAACAGCGTTGGAGAAAGGACAAATACAAGCCAGCAATGATTTAGATAATGTTATCGAC GTTGAACTCATTAACGACggatacaaatataaaatacagacTGCTAAGTCAGGCCCTAATAGTTATTTTCTTGTTATGAACGGTTCCTATAAAGAAGTAGAACTACACCGACTATCGGATGGAGGATTATTGCTTTCTTTGGATGGTGCAAGTTTCACGACTTACATGAGGGAGGAAGTCGATCGTTACAGGATCATCATTGGAAACCAAACCTGCATCTTCGAAAAGGACAACGATCCTTCTTTATTGAGGTCACCATCAGCTGGCAAACTAATCAGCTATCTAGTCGACGATGGTGGTCACGTGGACGCTGGACAAGCATACGCAGAAATTGAAGTCATGAAAATGGTAATGACAATAACAGCGAGCGAAGCTGGTAGCGTCTTTTATGTTAAAAGACCAGGTGCCATTCTCGAGGCCGGTACGTTGATTGCTCGATTAGAATTGGACGATCCATCTCTGGTAACAAAAGCTCAGGAGTACACTGGTAAATTCCCGGAAACTGTAGCTCCAgcaatttctgaaaaattgAATCATCTTCATGCTGAATACAGAACAGCTTTAGAAAACACTCTCGGAGGATATTGTTTACCAGATCCGTACCACGTACCTCGAGTACGAGAACTTCTTGAGAAATTCATGAATTCCCTTCGTGACCCTAGCTTACCATTGCTTGAACTTCAAGAAGTGATCGCGACGATATCAGGAAGAATTCCGATTTCCGTAGAGAAAAAAATCAGGAAATTGATGTCGCTGTACGAAAGAAACATAACTTCTGTTTTAGCTCAATTTCCTAGTCAACAAATTGCTGCTGTGATCGATGGACATGCAGCAAGTCTTTCCAAGCGATCTGAACGCGACGTCTTCTTCTTAACTACCGAAGCTATAGTGCAACTGGTACAAAGATATAGGAACGGAATACGTGGAAGAATGAAGACCGCTGTTCACGAACTACTTCGACAATATTACACCGTTGAAAGCCAGTTCCAACAAGGACATTACGATAAATGTGTTTCTGCTTTAATCGATGAGTACAAAGATGATGTAGCAACAATAACAGCTATGATTTTCAGCCATAACCAAGTCACGAAGAAGAACGTTTTGGTAACTATGCTCATAGATCATCTCTGGGCGAATGAACCTGGTCTTACGGACGAGTTATCGAGCACGCTGACGGAACTAACGAGCCTGAATCGTACAGAGCATAGTCGTGTCGCGTTGCGTGCGAGACAAATTCTAATCGCTGCTCACCAACCTGCTTACGAGTTAAGACACAACCAAATGGAATCTATATTCTTGTCAGCGGTAGACATGTACGGCCATGATTTCCATCCAGAAAACTTAGAGAAACTTATCCTTTCCGAAACAtctattttcgatattttacatgACTTCTTCTACCATTCCAATCGTACAGTTTGCAATGCTGCTTTGGAGGTTTATGTTCGCAGATCTTATATTAGTTATGAGTTGACTTGCGTGCAACATCTGGAATTGTCTGGTGAAGTACCGCTTGTACATTTCCAATTTTTGCTGCCTAACAATCATCCTAACATACAAAACCAATCTTCGGTTAATCACAGAGTCGGGGCTATGGCAGCTTTCCAAGACATGGATCAATTCACCCGATACTCCGACGAAGTTTTCGACCTCCTAGAGGATCTGTCTTCGATTACCTCAACTTCAGCCAAAGTTTTAGCAGAGGCAGTAGACGCAGCTGCAAGCGAATCGAGACACAGCACGTCCATAAACGTATCTTTAAGCACTGCGGAAAATACTGGTACAGCGGAAATGGGTGAACGATCTGCAGAACCGGTACATATTTTGAGCATTGCCGTccaagagaaagaaaatcacgatgATGTTACGATGGCGAAACTCTTTGGAGATTGGTGCGCCGCGAACAAAGAGGAATTAATCTCACGAGACATACGAAGGATTACTTTCACTGTTTTAAAGAAAAGACaatttccaaaattctttACATACCGTCAAAGAGATGGTTTTGTTGAAGATAAAATTTATCGGCATCTCGAGCCTGGTTGTGCTTTCCAATTGGAATTAAACAGAATGAGAACTTACGATCTTGAAGCTCTGCCAACCTCGAATCAAAAAATGCATCTCTACCTTGGCCGGGCTAAGGTTGCCAAAGGACAACAAGTCACGGATTATCGTTTCTTCATTCGTTCCATTATAAGACACTCTGATCTTATCACGAAGGAGGCTAGTTTCGATTATCTTCACAACGAAGGTGAACGTGTACTATTAGAGGCTATGGATGAATTAGAAGTCGCGTTCTCGCATCCGCTTGCTAAGCGTACGGAATGCAATCATATCTTCCTAAATTTCGTACCCACAGTTATTATGGATCCAGTAAGAATAGAAGAAAGCGTGACCAGTATGGTACTGAGGTATGGCCCGAGATTATGGAAATTACGAGTACGTCAGGCTGAGATTAAAATGACGATTCGGCCAGCACCAGGGAAGCCAACGTCTATTTTACGTTTGTGCATTGCCAACGATAGCGGATATAGCATAGATTTGCATCTTTATATGGAGGCAACCGATCCAAAGACTGGTATCATTCGTTTCGAATCTTATCCTTCTTCGACGGCAAATGGTACCTGGAGACCAGGACCTATGCATGGTCTTCCAATTTCTACGCCATATCTAACCAAAGATTATCTTCAAGCAAAACGGTTCCAAGCACAAAGTTCTGGCACAACGTATGTATATGATTTACCAGACATGTTTAGACAACAAACCGAAAAAATGTGGATTAAACACATAGAAGAAAGGCCACAATGCAATATAACTATTCCAAATCCTGTGATGGATTGTGTGGAATTAGTATTAGAGGGTGACAATTTAGTGGAACAAAAACGACTCCCTGGTGAGAATAACGTTGGTATGGTTGCTTGGAGATTAAGACTTTATACACCAGAATATCCAGTATCTGGTCGAGACATTATACTGATAGCAAATGATTTGACACATTTGATTGGTTCTTTTGGTCCGAAGGAAGACTTAGTGTTCTGCAGAGCGTCTGAAAGAGCTAGACAGCTTGGAATTCCTCGAATATATTTCTCTGCAAATTCTGGCGCTCGCATTGGTCTAGCAGAGGAAGTGAAAGCGTTGTTCAGAATTGCTTGGGAGGATGAGGATGAACCAGAGAAAGGatttagatatatatatttaacaccAGATGATTACGCGCGTTTAGCACCGCTTAATTCAGTGAAAACTTCGTTGATCGAAGATAAAGGAGAATCTCGTTATAAGATTACCGATATTATTGGTAAAGATGATGGTCTTGgtgtagaaaatttaaaatacgcTGGTATGATTGCCGGAGAAACATCGAAAGCCTATGACGAAATCGTTACGATTTCCATTGTATCTTGTAGAGCGATTGGTATTGGTGCTTACCTAGTACGTCTTGGACAAAGGGTCATccaaatagaaaattctcaCATCATTTTAACTGGTTACAAAGCATTGAATACTGTGTTAGGCCGTGAAGTATACGCTAGTAATAATCAGTTAGGTGGTATACAAATTATGCATAATAATGGGGTATCACATGCAACAAACGTAAGGGACCTAGAGGGTGTTGCTACTGCTTTAAGATGGTTAAGCTACTGTCCCAAATTTAAGGGTGCACCCCTTCCTATATTATCAGCACCATTTCCTGATCCAGTCGACAGAGAAATCATGTATGTTCCTACAAAAGCAGCATATGACCCAAGATTCATGCTCGAAGGTAGAATACAAAATGGTACAAATTATTGGGAAAGTGGATTCTTCGATCGTGGCTCTTGGCag GAAATCATGAGGCCTTGGGCTCAAACTGTAGTAACTGGACGAGCAAGATTAGGCGGAATACCTTGCGGTGTTATTGCAGTAGAAACAAGAACCGTTGAGTTGCACTTACCTGCTGATCCTGCTAATCTTGATTCAGAAGCTAAAACGATATCTCAGGCAGGACAAGTATGGTTCCCTGACAGTGCATACAAAACTGCTCAAGCTATCAAAGACTTTGGAAAAGAAGAGCTTccactttttatttttgctaATTGGAGAGGATTTTCTGGTGGAATGAAAg ACATGTACGAGCAAATTATCAAATTCGGTGCTTATATTGTGGATGGCTTACGAGAATATACCAAaccaatatttgtatatattccACCAAATGGAGAACTAAGAGGTGGTGCTTGGGCTGTCGTTGATCCAACGATAAATCCTCGCTACATGGAAATGTTTGCTGACAATACAAGCAGAGGTGGAGTTTTAGAACCTGGTGGAATAGTAGAAATCAAGTTTAGAGCTAAAGACATAATTAAAGCTATGCATAGGGTTGATTCAGTAATACAGAAGCTTAAA GAAAATCTAGCCAATGCAAATTCAGCTGAAGAACGAACAGACATTGAAAGCCAAATTCGTAAGAGAGAGCAACTTTTAGAACCTATGTATCGGCAAGTAGCAGTTCACTTCGCGGATCTTCATGATACACCAGAGAGAATGTTTGAGAAAAATACCATTCATGATATTATTCCATGGAAAAAAGCACGCAGACTGCTTTATTGGCGACTTAGAAGAAGACTTTTGGAGGATGAAATAAAGAAGGAAATTCTATCAACCCAACACACTTTGGACGTTAGACAAGTCGGTGCAATGTTGCGTAGATGGTTTATAGAAGACAAAGGTGCCACAGAATCTTATCTGTGGGATCAAGATGAAGCTGCAACGAATTGGTTGGAGAATCAACGTCAAGATGAAAATAGTGTTGTTTCCCGTAACATCACTTGTGTAAGACAAGACGCAATCGTTTCTCGAGTCAAAGAGGCCCTTGAAACTTGTCCAGAAGTGAGATTAAATGCAATTTTAGAAATTGCGCACAGATTACAACCAGCAGAACGTGCAGAATTGCAAAGAACTTTATTACAGATAGAAACGACCACACAGGAACACCACAATGATTCAAGTGCTTCGTCCTAa